The nucleotide window TTGAGCTTCGCGACGCGCACCTTGCCCGCGAACTCCTTGGCGAGCTCGTCGATGATGGGCGAGAGCATCCGGCAGGGGCCGCACCAGGGGGCCCAGAAATCCACGAGGATGGGCTGGGGGTTCTTCAGGACTTCCTTCTCGAAACTATCGTCGGTCAGCTGGAGTTCGGCCATTTTAGAGGAGTCTCCTCGGCGGGACGGTATGGTGGTGTCTGGGGGCAGGGCTCGGCGTTTGCGGCAGTGAGCGCGGACGGTCAGCGTCGACGACGGAACGATATTAGCAGGGGTCAGCGCGTCCTGTCAAGAAGGTAGTCCATCTCG belongs to Elusimicrobiota bacterium and includes:
- the trxA gene encoding thioredoxin translates to MAELQLTDDSFEKEVLKNPQPILVDFWAPWCGPCRMLSPIIDELAKEFAGKVRVAKLNTDDHPNAASRFNISAIPTLLVFKNGKVEHQLVGVHSKADIKKILDQVAG